Within Scleropages formosus chromosome 24, fSclFor1.1, whole genome shotgun sequence, the genomic segment GTCGAACGGCAAGAGTTTGAACATCTAAACTACCCAGGGGTATAGGGTTCGGTGTAGAAGGGTGGAGGGGGGCGTATTATGTGCACAGTTGTGAAGCAATTCATCGGCGGTATTTGTGAAGCACGACATTTTGCTGTGCCATGAAACTGTTTATTATCCACTCTCTGTGAGACAAGCACTTATAACTGTACCCCACCAATGACTTTAGGCACAAGGGAACTTTCAAAACGTAGCGTCGCACTTTAATCCATTTACAATATCACTGCATTTCACGGGGGGGagggcacagcgggtttgatcTATGcttcctctctggtgggtttggagttcgagtcctgcttagggtgccttgtgatggactggcgtcccatcctgggtgtgtcccttccccctccggccttgcgccctgtgttgccgggttaggctcggctcgctgtgaccccgcttgggacaagcggttttagactgtgtgtgtgtgtgtgtgtgtgtgtgtgtgcgtgtgcatttcACCTAAAGCAAAAGCAATAATTTGGTTTTTGATGACTTCAGGACTGATGAGGAACTGACTTTGTCCAAACCCATAGAGCAAGAGACTGAAGCTTTGGGTGGTTGCAGTTATTTCAGTAATCAGCTCTAAAGTTTTGTGATCTCAGTTTTGCTTGGCGGGAATTTTTATCCTGAGACTCATACAGTTTAACACACTTTCCATTATACAGATGGACACTTTACAGACCCAGTTGAGTGTCTGTCTCATGGGTCCGGCCGCAGTGCTCCGTGCTGGGATTTTGAAATGCAACTTTATTGGTCCAGGTGCTGAATGAGGCGGTGGGCGCCATGATGTACCACACCATCACGCTGACCCGGGAAGACCTGGAGAAGTTCAAAGCCCTGAGGATCATCATCCGCATTGGTAGCGGCTATGATAACATCGACATCAAGGCCGCCGGAGAGCTGGGTAGGTGACGGTCACCAGGATCTGCAAACCTAACTGTgaaccaaagcaacttacaaactGTAACTTTTACTGCCAAATACTTTTATTGCTGGAAGGTTATTGTAACAACACAACTGTGAAGAAACAAGGCAAAAGAATATGGGCCACAGTACTTGGGTTGGGTGGAGATTGGTAATCTCTCAAATTTTGCAGTATAATACAAATCCATTCAGCCCGAACCCAGGTTTGTCTTCCTTCAGGACTGTGACTCTGCAGAGGAGGCTGGTTCCGCTTGCAGTGTCTTAAGATGCTTGTcgcactctgggggaacctccCATGATGTCTCATTTGTGTGTGCAGGGAAGCTCGTCACTGCCAAAGAGCAAACTGTTTGCAAAGCTGTGAATCCCTTTACGCACAAAGTGATCAATGGCAagcccccccttccccaaaCAGTGGTTTGACACCTTTTAACACCTTGCTGGAGACTAACAGGCTCAGGGTTCACTCTTCTCACTTCTCTTAATGGCTGACAGTGCTAATGGATGAACCTCGCAGATGCATTTGTGAAGGGTTAGAAAACGTTATGCGAAGAATGTTTCTGATTCATTGTGAACTCAGAGCTAAGGGCACTGAGAAGAACCCTATGCAGATGAAGCCCATTCAGTGGTGGCACTGATCTTGAGATCATCTGCACTCCAGAGGTTGTGGCTGGAGAAGAAGGCGAGCTGTCTTGGTGGACTTGGATTGAACACATGCTTCTGGGCGTACCTAATTCTACCCTTCCCTCGCACACACAGGGATAGCGGTGTGCAACATCCCTTCAGCGGCTGTGGAGGAGACGGCTGACTCCACGATGTGCCACATCCTGAACCTGTATCGACGAAACACGTGGCTCTACCAGGCGCTGCGTGAAGGAACGCGTGTGCAGAGTGTCGAGCAGATCCGGGAGGTGGCGTCCGGAGCCGCCCGCATCCGTGGGGAGACGCTAGGCCTCATTGGCTTTGGTGAGGGAAGGACACAGCCGCTCCGTTTCTCTCCTCTCCCGTCCGCTCCCccttgtctgtctctctctcgttTGCTGTTATTTTCATGTGGTTCTCTCCGTCTCCCTGTCGATGAAGTTAACACTGTTTCCCATCTCCTCCACTGGTTCCTATGACATCGCTCAAAGTTGCCATCCTTCCCTTATTCTGCATCCTCTTTTCCCTACCCTTTCCTTGTCTTGtgttgtttacacacacacacacacacacacacacacacacacctctgtaaTTCTGTCTCTTCATGCTCAACAACATGACCTTGCCTCTCACCTGACTCGGCTCTGTGTTGAGGAGCTGTGGAGGAGTTGAGGCTGAAGAAGTCTAGAGGAGCCAGACAGCTGGTTGAGCccctcacctgaaacacttgccACTCTCATGAGCCCTCTTATCTGCACATGTGCATCCGTCTAGCCGCCCCCACCACGGTCAAGCTCAGACGCCCTTCACGACATCCAGCTCACATAGCCATAGCGCAAGACCCCCCCTCAGTCCACACCTCATCGCCGCCTGTAGGTCTCCACTCCTGTGAGGCTTTGAAAGAGCGCTCATTGTTTGAGATTGAGTCCACCGGCACCACAGATACTGGGCTGCATTCAACTGCAGCTTCCTCCCAGCCCTTAGGCAGACAATTGAAACCAGGGGCTAGCCATCCTTCCCAAAGCATCGTCTTAGTGGCGCCGAAAAAGCTTTGCACTCTGGCCAAGGAAATGGGCCTCGCACTCAGTAGAGTAGGAACAAATGGGTTAGGGACGGGCTGGCTGGGACAGGAGAGCTGCAGTGGATTTCATGGACAGAACCCTTTGGGAGAGAGGACTAGAGACACCGAAAACGTGGAAGTGACAGACAAAACACCCATATTGGGGATGTGGCCACCCAACGGCTCATTTATCTAAGAGCCACCTTTTCAAATGCATAGTTTCCCATTTTACCAGATGCCTGTAGcttcacattatttaaaaagtgtacTGTTTTTACTTGTGTCACATTTAGAGGCTTTGCAGAAACTGCCAAAAATTGTAAACCCAAAATTCACTACAAAGAAtcgaagaagaaaaaaaatacatatcaaCTTTGCCTTCAGCTTGCGATCCAAGTGATGCAGGAATAATGTTACACCGGTCCCTTATATAACGGGGTTAACTGGTTCCATGAAATGAGGGGGGGTGGAGGGATCTAAATTTCAATTgcttcttcaaaaaaaattctagcAACAACATCATTATCTTTTAATGTTGTGCATTTTCTTGTCGATTTATCTTTTTCTGTCGTGTCAACCTTTTCCGGTGCTTTTCTTTTCGACCTAAAACATTAACAGTAGAGACATCATGAGACATTTATCATCTGGCTCGCTGACGGTTACGGTATAAAACTCACAAGATCACTAactgtgtgtttcactctgcaaaggaTGCAGACACTCTGTCAACGGGCACAAAATATGTGATGCTAGATAGTCTTCATTTGATTgtgagattaaggctttatttacactaaTAGTCACTGTTTCGAGTGTAATTTAGAGGTTAATGCACTAGATTTAGCCATAAAACAGGCAGACCGacaccactgagggacaaaaCCCTTTTTGGGTATTAGAGACTAAATGTGTATCTCTTCTCTAAAATGTTTGATACAAGCAGCAATTTAGCTGTACAAAACAGAACAGCCTTTACGGAAGTTAAATGGgtacaaaaagacaaaaatgccatttaacaaaatgaaaagtatgtgtatatacagtgtatatataatattatatatatatatatactgtatatttttaaaatttatttcattttatccatTCCTAAAATGATACAGCTATTCAGTGTTGTACGAAAACCCATAAAGGAGGAATGTACTTGTTTTTTGGAAGCAAGACTGAAAATCGTACTTTGCGGTAAGCATTTTAAAACAGGTTTGCATTTGTACACAACAGACAACAAAGGTCTATCAAAGGATCACGAGTGTTTGTTTGGAATTGTGGCCTGTAGCCTCCATGAAGGACATGAGATATCGTGTCCAGGCAGTGTGACTCCATCTGCCCATTCCAGACCTATATTATCGGCTTTATTGATTGGCAGAGGAGCGCTGTAATAGAGTTAGTTCTGCTGGTTTCTGTAGCAGCTCCAGGCGCAGACGGAATGCCTTTTGATGGATGCAGCTGTCTCCCAGGCTTTTGTACTCGAGGATAATTCTCCTGCGAGCGGTGCCCTCGCAGCCGTTACGAAGCTAAGAGGCCCGGCCGCTTGCAGCCGCTGTATTAGAACATGATAGCTCAGGCTCTGTAGGACTTATTGACCCTTCATGGCTCAGCATGGGAAATCCATCGCGTTTCTGCGGGTAGCCCTTTTGGTAACTGAAACATCTAATGTGCATGTTTGAAATTCATGGAGGCAGGGGTAGTGTTCCTCTACACTGCCATGTTCTTCTCAAGCTTCCCTCGATGGAAAAAGCAACATGAAGTCATTGCCATCTATCTGCGAATTGTTTGTGCCCATAACGGATGCCGCCATGATGCTGATGTGTCTTGCCGAGCTGAAATGAAAATCACGTGGAGCTGTTCATCTGCATTCCAACGTGGAGCACACGCTGAGTTCGCACTGATAATGATGTGTTCTCGAAGCATCCTGGACATGCTGCGAACTCTCCCCCACATCGCGCTGGTTCCTGGAGTTTGGCAAGCAGGTGTTACAAGCCCACGACGGTGTTTCAGAGTGACAGAGCCGTTACGTTGCGAAGTCCGCTCCTCCTTCATTGCCCCTCCTCCACAAGAGCTTGACTGAAATCAGAGCTTTGAAAGGGTGAACTTCATTAACCTTTATCTCAGTATGAATTCACCTTCAGAGCCGTTGTCAGTCACAGTGACTGACATACAGTCCAGTCACTGGGACAGGTGTCCTTTCGATGCTGTGTTCATTTGAAGAGTGACTTCACACTGGCTTCTCATGTGACATGTGATCATAGCGCTGTGCTGAGTTTGCCTATATCTGGTGGCATACATATTCACGAGCGATTTCAAAATATATGCCCCCCACACTACAAGCACAAAACAGACACACGCGTTTGCTAATCATGTTTGATCCTTAACCTTAGCAACACAACCACACCACAACTGTCGATCCTCTCATTTCCGCAGGTCGCTCAGGGCAGGCAGTGGCTGTGAGGGCCAAGGTGTTTGGCTTCAACGTGATCTTCTACGACCCATACCTGCAGGACGGGCTGGAGCGCTCATTGGGCGTCCAGCGTGTTTACACCCTGCAGGACCTGCTCTACCAAAGCGACTGCGTGTCGCTGCACTGCAATCTCAACGAGCACAACCACCACCTGATCAACGATTTCACCATCAAACAGGTAGCAGCTCCATTCCCTATACATGCACGAGCCCTTCGAATAGTTTAGCTAATTAAGAGTGTGGATTAGGGTTCAAATGCAAACCAGCACCTACACTGAGgttaactttacatttattcatgcagctcatgcctttctccaaagcaacttacagtataaaGCTactttacaactatttacccagctgaataattttactggaacaatttagggtaagtaccttgctcaaggatgctacaaCTAGagaggagattcaaacctgtaacctttgggtctaaaggcagcagctttaaccactgcactaccagctgtccctttctATGGCATCTACATGCCCTTCCTTTTATAGTGACAGTCACTTCTATGGACTCTATCAAAGTTCTCACTCTGGCCATTGATATAATATATACCCATGACTCACtcctgcatttccatttttcattttaacgtTCGACTTAAATTAAGTCAACTACATGCATGTATTCCTTAAACAGCTAACTTGTTAAAAATTAGTCTTAGGCTACTGTTTCTAATATCCATAACCTGCCATTTCAAATGACACCAAACGTATAGTAGTGTCTTGTGAAACTTAAAAATGGGGAAACTAGGTTATTAGGGAGAATCTTCTTTATAATAGAATAAAACAAAGATAGTTATAGACTAAATAATGTTAATGGTTGTCAATGTTTTGAGTcatttttggacaaaagtgttttgGTTCCAGACCAGAATATAATTTTTCCAACAACAAATAACAAAAGTAGCTTGTTCAATGTTTACACCAGAGAAGGGGTGTATGTAACATAGGGTCTCTGGCTGGCCAGCCATAGGCGAGCGTATGTTGAGCAGTTTTTTCTTGCCCAGCGTTACGAATAAGCAGCTTACATGAAACGTGAAAATGGCCAGTAGACTTGTAGATCCTGTCCAAACGTTGTTGTGAACTGGCCTGGCCagagaaatatttcttttcctgtttgcCACGGAGCTGGAGCCTCAGTCCTTTTTATCTTATGTGTTCCACAGAACAAATCAAGATTTTTCTTTGACTAATGCGCTGAGTAACAGCGGCCGGTTCCTGCTGATGTCGACTCTGTTGGCAGGCTGTGAGATGTCAGCTCTCCAAAACTTGGTTCTGCCCATCAGCTTGAGTTTACACTGATCCTCCGCTGCCACCTGCAGGGAGTTTCGGGCCACTCTGCCCCTTTTTGGCCACGCGGTTGCTTACGAGCCTCCTCCATCTGGGATGTGAAGTGAATTCGCCACAAGTAGTGGGCTGGGGTTTATTTCAGATGACAGGTTATTTGTTCACAATAAAGTGCAAATCAGTGCTGAGCTCCAGCTTCCTTTCAGCCTCTGAACGGAAGAGAGGCTGTGTGTCTCCCACAGTGGTTGCGACAGCCTTGGGCTGTAATCAGAGCTTTACAGCAGCAAATAAAAGCACTGCTTGGAAAAGTGTAGGTTTTCTTCATGCCCCGGATTTCATCTTTAGTAAAGATTAAGGGATTACATTCTTTCAAGGACTTTCATTTGATTGTTTCTGGTTTGGCAtcccattttttttaaccaatcaCAGATTCTCCATGCTGAATTTGTTTCTTGTCTTTCTTGAGTCCTTTAATGGCAGCTAAGTGGAAGAGGTCAGATCAGCTCAACACTGTCCCTCTTGCCTCCCCAGATGCGCCAGGGGGCCTTCCTGGTGAACACAGCGCGGGGAGGGCTGGTGGATGAGAAGGCTCTAGCCCAAGCACTAAAGGAGGGTCGGATACGTGGGGCTGCCCTTGATGTCCACGAGTCAGAGCCCTTCAGGTGAGCAGCGGTGTCATGTAGTAGGGGTGAAATTCCACGCACCTGCTGGGGACAGCAGAAATGTGCAGACCCAGAAAAACAGGGTAGACCTTGCTTTCACTACACTTCAGCCCCTAACAATTGGACTGAAGGCATTATTGGTGCAATCTCTTGATCTTCTTTTAACTGGTATAAATTGAGAATTATGCAAACATTACACCTACCCAAATAACCGAAAAAAGCAGCCCGCCACTCTCTGTGGGAAACAGAACAGCCTTGTTGTTAAGAAACACTCCCCTACTCCGTGGGCCCTCGATGTGCCTCGGTTATTCGTGTTGCCCTTCCCGTTTGACAGCCGGCTGCCAGCAGCAGATGTAGAGACCTCTCCATTTTACCATCTGAACGGCTTAAGCTGTCTCAGCACCTAGTAATATCTGTCCATGTAATGTTTACTCCATTTGTGGCCCAAGCTTTGCCCAGGGACCTTTGAAGGACGCGCCAAACCTGATCTGCACCCCCCACACGGCCTGGTACAGTGAGCAGGCTTCTCTGGAAATGCGGGAGGCAGCCGCCACCGAGATCCGCAGAGCTATCACTGGTACgtccccccccatccctcaaACAACCCAACATCCACCGTGGTGGGCTTCCTCCGGCATGCGCTTTCCATTACCCATATGCCTCATTTCCACTTCAGTGGGTCTCGTGCAGTCGTTAG encodes:
- the LOC108939668 gene encoding C-terminal-binding protein 2 isoform X1, whose protein sequence is MALTDKHKVKRQRLDRICEGIRPQIMNGPLHPRPLVALLDGRDCTVEMPILKDLATVAFCDAQSTQEIHEKVLNEAVGAMMYHTITLTREDLEKFKALRIIIRIGSGYDNIDIKAAGELGIAVCNIPSAAVEETADSTMCHILNLYRRNTWLYQALREGTRVQSVEQIREVASGAARIRGETLGLIGFGRSGQAVAVRAKVFGFNVIFYDPYLQDGLERSLGVQRVYTLQDLLYQSDCVSLHCNLNEHNHHLINDFTIKQMRQGAFLVNTARGGLVDEKALAQALKEGRIRGAALDVHESEPFSFAQGPLKDAPNLICTPHTAWYSEQASLEMREAAATEIRRAITGRIPDSLRNCVNKEFFVSTAPWAVMDQQGVHPELNGAAYRFPPGVVGVAPGGIPGTMEGMVPGGVPVTHTLPSGTHPSQAPSPNQPAKHGDTREHLAEQ
- the LOC108939668 gene encoding C-terminal-binding protein 2 isoform X3; protein product: MALTDKHKVKRQRLDRICEGIRPQIMNGPLHPRPLVALLDGRDCTVEMPILKDLATVAFCDAQSTQEIHEKVLNEAVGAMMYHTITLTREDLEKFKALRIIIRIGSGYDNIDIKAAGELGIAVCNIPSAAVEETADSTMCHILNLYRRNTWLYQALREGTRVQSVEQIREVASGAARIRGETLGLIGFGRSGQAVAVRAKVFGFNVIFYDPYLQDGLERSLGVQRVYTLQDLLYQSDCVSLHCNLNEHNHHLINDFTIKQMRQGAFLVNTARGGLVDEKALAQALKEGRIRGAALDVHESEPFSFAQGPLKDAPNLICTPHTAWYSEQASLEMREAAATEIRRAITGRIPDSLRNCVNKEFFVSTAPWAVMDQQGVHPELNGAAYSRVNQTQQAIATGGLQDKLYT
- the LOC108939668 gene encoding C-terminal-binding protein 2 isoform X2, translated to MWRQHFPGIRPQIMNGPLHPRPLVALLDGRDCTVEMPILKDLATVAFCDAQSTQEIHEKVLNEAVGAMMYHTITLTREDLEKFKALRIIIRIGSGYDNIDIKAAGELGIAVCNIPSAAVEETADSTMCHILNLYRRNTWLYQALREGTRVQSVEQIREVASGAARIRGETLGLIGFGRSGQAVAVRAKVFGFNVIFYDPYLQDGLERSLGVQRVYTLQDLLYQSDCVSLHCNLNEHNHHLINDFTIKQMRQGAFLVNTARGGLVDEKALAQALKEGRIRGAALDVHESEPFSFAQGPLKDAPNLICTPHTAWYSEQASLEMREAAATEIRRAITGRIPDSLRNCVNKEFFVSTAPWAVMDQQGVHPELNGAAYRFPPGVVGVAPGGIPGTMEGMVPGGVPVTHTLPSGTHPSQAPSPNQPAKHGDTREHLAEQ